From Microbacterium sp. LWH7-1.2:
TACATCCACCGCGGAACGAGCGGGCGGCCGCGCGGAACTCAGCGTTTCCTGGGCAGCCACCATGTTCTCTCCGTGGCGCCCGACGATGAACCAAATGCCTACCGCGGGAGTGTCCCCGCGATTCGCGGCGAGGTGAGGCTTCGATGAATCGAAATGCCATGAGTCGCCGGCATTCACCTCGTACGTGTCGAACTCCACCTGCAAGTGGAGGGAGCCTTCGAGAAGATAAGCGTACTCGAGGCCGATGTGCCGCATCAGCCGGTCCTCGACCGAGCTGGACGCGCCAGGCTGGTAAGTGACCAGCAGGACATCCGCCGGGCCGCCGGCGCCCATGGCGAGCTTCTCCCACCGAACGCCATTCTCCATCTCGATAACGGGATTCT
This genomic window contains:
- a CDS encoding helix-turn-helix domain-containing protein; this encodes MSTANEIGARLRRHRQAKGLSLRAVAQELKVSASLISQVETGKSQPSVATLYSLATLLSVSVDELLGLEPAGTAPLPLSKEESIVQRATQNPVIEMENGVRWEKLAMGAGGPADVLLVTYQPGASSSVEDRLMRHIGLEYAYLLEGSLHLQVEFDTYEVNAGDSWHFDSSKPHLAANRGDTPAVGIWFIVGRHGENMVAAQETLSSARPPARSAVDVLRRLDSLEAQ